The proteins below are encoded in one region of Saccopteryx leptura isolate mSacLep1 chromosome 1, mSacLep1_pri_phased_curated, whole genome shotgun sequence:
- the ART5 gene encoding ecto-ADP-ribosyltransferase 5 isoform X3 produces MMLAALLLTLSCLGLHTPWQAQTVPILPLGPAPDTFDDAYVGCAEEMEAKAAPLLKEEMARHAMLRESWEAAQEAWEQKQQELTLPPGFKSQHGIAVMVYTNSSNTLYWEFNQAVRTGGGSREFYMRHFPFKALHFYLTQALQLLQGSEGCRRGPGQVVFRGVDTLRFEPKRLGDSIRLGQFASSSLDESVAHRFGNATFFSLRTCFGAPIQALSVFPKEREVLIPPHEVFLVTRFSQDGARSLVTLWSYNKTCSHFNCAYLGGEKRRSCVSLPRVLGTVDLHMKMGAYEQPREARTWFQTQP; encoded by the exons ATGATGCTGGCTGCTCTGCTGCTCACCCTTAGCTGCCTTGGCCTTCACACCCCGTGGCAG GCCCAGACGGTTCCCATCCTGCCCCTGGGCCCAGCTCCAGATACCTTTGATGACGCCTATGTGGGCTGCGCAGAGGAGATGGAGGCGAAGGCAGCCCCTCTGCTGAAGGAGGAGATGGCCCGCCATGCCATGCTGCGGGAATCCTGGGAGGCAGCCCAGGAGGCCTGGGAGCAAAAGCAGCAAGAGCTCACCCTGCCCCCTGGCTTCAAATCCCAGCATGGAATCGCAGTCATGGTCTACACCAACTCATCTAACACCTTGTACTGGGAGTTTAACCAGGCTGTGCGGACAGGGGGTGGCTCCCGGGAGTTCTACATGAGACACTTTCCCTTCAAGGCCCTGCATTTCTACCTGACCCAGGCTCTGCAGCTGCTGCAGGGGAGtgagggctgcaggaggggacctGGGCAGGTGGTGTTCCGAGGGGTAGACACCCTTCGCTTTGAACCCAAGAGGCTGGGGGACTCTATCCGCTTGGGTCAGTTTGCCTCAAGCTCCTTGGATGAGTCGGTGGCCCACAGATTTGGTAATGCCACCTTCTTCTCCCTAAGGACTTGCTTTGGGGCTCCTATCCAGGCCCTGTCTGTTTTTCCCAAGGAGCGTGAGGTGCTGATCCCTCCCCATGAAGTCTTCTTGGTCACCAGGTTCTCCCAAGATGGAGCCCGGAGCCTAGTGACTCTCTGGAGCTATAATAAGACATGCAGCCACTTTAACTGCGCCTATCTGGGTG GGGAGAAGAGGCGGAGCTGTGTGTCTCTCCCAA GAGTCCTGGGAACTGTTGACCTTCATATGAAGATGGGGGCCTACGAGCAGCCTCGAGAAGCAAGAACATGGTTCCAGACGCAGCCCTAG
- the ART5 gene encoding ecto-ADP-ribosyltransferase 5 isoform X2, with protein sequence MMLAALLLTLSCLGLHTPWQAQTVPILPLGPAPDTFDDAYVGCAEEMEAKAAPLLKEEMARHAMLRESWEAAQEAWEQKQQELTLPPGFKSQHGIAVMVYTNSSNTLYWEFNQAVRTGGGSREFYMRHFPFKALHFYLTQALQLLQGSEGCRRGPGQVVFRGVDTLRFEPKRLGDSIRLGQFASSSLDESVAHRFGNATFFSLRTCFGAPIQALSVFPKEREVLIPPHEVFLVTRFSQDGARSLVTLWSYNKTCSHFNCAYLGGEKRRSCVSLPRGQPDLPPSRAFSLLSWKTLFLPLWDSSSRELGP encoded by the exons ATGATGCTGGCTGCTCTGCTGCTCACCCTTAGCTGCCTTGGCCTTCACACCCCGTGGCAG GCCCAGACGGTTCCCATCCTGCCCCTGGGCCCAGCTCCAGATACCTTTGATGACGCCTATGTGGGCTGCGCAGAGGAGATGGAGGCGAAGGCAGCCCCTCTGCTGAAGGAGGAGATGGCCCGCCATGCCATGCTGCGGGAATCCTGGGAGGCAGCCCAGGAGGCCTGGGAGCAAAAGCAGCAAGAGCTCACCCTGCCCCCTGGCTTCAAATCCCAGCATGGAATCGCAGTCATGGTCTACACCAACTCATCTAACACCTTGTACTGGGAGTTTAACCAGGCTGTGCGGACAGGGGGTGGCTCCCGGGAGTTCTACATGAGACACTTTCCCTTCAAGGCCCTGCATTTCTACCTGACCCAGGCTCTGCAGCTGCTGCAGGGGAGtgagggctgcaggaggggacctGGGCAGGTGGTGTTCCGAGGGGTAGACACCCTTCGCTTTGAACCCAAGAGGCTGGGGGACTCTATCCGCTTGGGTCAGTTTGCCTCAAGCTCCTTGGATGAGTCGGTGGCCCACAGATTTGGTAATGCCACCTTCTTCTCCCTAAGGACTTGCTTTGGGGCTCCTATCCAGGCCCTGTCTGTTTTTCCCAAGGAGCGTGAGGTGCTGATCCCTCCCCATGAAGTCTTCTTGGTCACCAGGTTCTCCCAAGATGGAGCCCGGAGCCTAGTGACTCTCTGGAGCTATAATAAGACATGCAGCCACTTTAACTGCGCCTATCTGGGTG GGGAGAAGAGGCGGAGCTGTGTGTCTCTCCCAA GGGGGCAGCCAGACTTACCTCCCAGCAgggctttctctctgctctcctggaAGACCCTGTTCTTGCCCCTGTGGGATTCCAGCTCTCGGGAGCTGGGCCCTTGA
- the ART5 gene encoding ecto-ADP-ribosyltransferase 5 isoform X1, whose protein sequence is MMLAALLLTLSCLGLHTPWQAQTVPILPLGPAPDTFDDAYVGCAEEMEAKAAPLLKEEMARHAMLRESWEAAQEAWEQKQQELTLPPGFKSQHGIAVMVYTNSSNTLYWEFNQAVRTGGGSREFYMRHFPFKALHFYLTQALQLLQGSEGCRRGPGQVVFRGVDTLRFEPKRLGDSIRLGQFASSSLDESVAHRFGNATFFSLRTCFGAPIQALSVFPKEREVLIPPHEVFLVTRFSQDGARSLVTLWSYNKTCSHFNCAYLGGEKRRSCVSLPTGGQPDLPPSRAFSLLSWKTLFLPLWDSSSRELGP, encoded by the exons ATGATGCTGGCTGCTCTGCTGCTCACCCTTAGCTGCCTTGGCCTTCACACCCCGTGGCAG GCCCAGACGGTTCCCATCCTGCCCCTGGGCCCAGCTCCAGATACCTTTGATGACGCCTATGTGGGCTGCGCAGAGGAGATGGAGGCGAAGGCAGCCCCTCTGCTGAAGGAGGAGATGGCCCGCCATGCCATGCTGCGGGAATCCTGGGAGGCAGCCCAGGAGGCCTGGGAGCAAAAGCAGCAAGAGCTCACCCTGCCCCCTGGCTTCAAATCCCAGCATGGAATCGCAGTCATGGTCTACACCAACTCATCTAACACCTTGTACTGGGAGTTTAACCAGGCTGTGCGGACAGGGGGTGGCTCCCGGGAGTTCTACATGAGACACTTTCCCTTCAAGGCCCTGCATTTCTACCTGACCCAGGCTCTGCAGCTGCTGCAGGGGAGtgagggctgcaggaggggacctGGGCAGGTGGTGTTCCGAGGGGTAGACACCCTTCGCTTTGAACCCAAGAGGCTGGGGGACTCTATCCGCTTGGGTCAGTTTGCCTCAAGCTCCTTGGATGAGTCGGTGGCCCACAGATTTGGTAATGCCACCTTCTTCTCCCTAAGGACTTGCTTTGGGGCTCCTATCCAGGCCCTGTCTGTTTTTCCCAAGGAGCGTGAGGTGCTGATCCCTCCCCATGAAGTCTTCTTGGTCACCAGGTTCTCCCAAGATGGAGCCCGGAGCCTAGTGACTCTCTGGAGCTATAATAAGACATGCAGCCACTTTAACTGCGCCTATCTGGGTG GGGAGAAGAGGCGGAGCTGTGTGTCTCTCCCAA CAGGGGGGCAGCCAGACTTACCTCCCAGCAgggctttctctctgctctcctggaAGACCCTGTTCTTGCCCCTGTGGGATTCCAGCTCTCGGGAGCTGGGCCCTTGA